From Juglans regia cultivar Chandler chromosome 9, Walnut 2.0, whole genome shotgun sequence:
gtatataaaacatattatttatatcacttacatgataaaatttgatttgtaatattaaaatttatttatttttcaaatcaaattatgtcacgtaagcattttattaaatttattatcaacactattttgtaaatagaatttttcataattagttaattagtGATAACACCTAATTATATGACAACAGAcaattatattttgataataaatcCTTCATATTTAACAGTGTGGGaattgaaattttattattttgaataaattatttatacaattataGAGTATGCAAATCTCACATTCTTCGTTTGAAAATAGTAAGAAAAGTCTAAGCTCATGCCAAAAAACTAACTTTTTTATGgtagattcatatttttcaaaagaaatgtatGAGATTCACATGCACACTCTAAAACGATACGCAGCATTACCCTATTGTTCCTCTACGTTctctctatttaaaaaagaaatcaaaccaaaacttagtagggaaaaataaataatatataataattaattgaggCTCATCTAGAAGAAGGGATGTAACCTCATAATTATTGATCTGATCGTGTACAACACGCGGTTTACATTGTAGGAGGAGTAACTTTTGAATCTTGACGGGGATGAGGATGGATGTAGAGGTAGCTCAAGGTCACCACCAAAATATCACCCGTTGATGATTACATGTCATCATCACCATAATACACTAATGTCGATTAATTCTATAAGTCGCTTTTTGGTCGTGTCAAGTCCATTTTAAGTAGCCCAACTTATCCTCACCGTCGGATCTTCTTGCATTCAtcgtcctctctctctcggcagcGTCAAAGAACAGAACATTCTTTTCTGGTCTTTTTCAGTTGCTGGTGGGAGGTGCTGGAGGTtgtcacctctctctctctaaatttctGTCTTTCTCTGTCTACATTTCTCTCAttatctttcttcctttcttgagCCACCTTAGCGCCTCCATTTTTTCGCGCAAAGCTTTTGCAGCAATCAAGCTCCCCTTGAAAGGTGAGGAGGGAGAAACTTTGAGAAGGATGGATCATTAGGGcatgtgtttgttttgtttgtgtttGCTTCCTATTTAACCCTACCTCTTCTCTGTACTTGCATTCCACATACATCGATCTCCCCTTTTCCCTCACTTTCCTtaactttggttttttttatttcatgatatCCTCGGgatctgctctctctctctctccctccgtgGATAGTTTTCATGTGGGTACAACAGTTGCGGTTCAGTTCAAATCCCGAGGGTCACTTCAATCCTATGAATCTTTCTTGTTTGCTATTTTCTTGTCCCCTTCCTGTCTGTGTTTCTTTGTCTGGTACTTCAGTTGGtttgtaaaagttaaaaaagggtGACGAAAGAAATCTTAAAGTCTTTTGGCTTTAAGCTGATTGGTCGATACGAGGTTGGACACAACCAGATCGGAGGAGTTGTTACATTGGACAGAAAGTGCTGTAAAAGATTTTCAAGGTCGTGTGCGGTCCTTAgctctgcttcttcttcttgatcttcttcttattgctaattttgggttttctttttgttattcaTTCTGATCATTTATGTATCCCAACTTAACCGAAGGAGCATAATATTAAATGCTATAATTCATTCCAGAATTAATTGTATCTTTTTTACCATTCAGCTTTCTGTAGAATTCAGTTTTGAGATTACGCCTTGATCATATATGCATGATGCTAGTTGACACAAAAGCGTGCAGTACGTCTTTCTTATTTCTAGGTCTGAGTTGTTTTGCATTTAGATCTCGAGTTATGTATTCATGATTTTCGAACTCTAGAATTCTCTGATAGAGGTGACAACAATGTGGATTTACATGCTTCAAATTGTCCAAAACCCGATCGTACGTACGTAGCtagaagaatatatattttggagTCATGATCATATTGTTCGATCGGTTTTCTGCATTATTAATGTATAATTCATCTCATGATCTACTATGATACGTCCCTTGTTTCATAGGGTAAAgctaaagaaattctcaatgaAAATTCCTATGTCTGCATGAAACTGATCATGAACGTTTATTTATGAGTGGAATAAAGCTAAGGCCTGATCTATTCAATTAGCTATAGATCCACATGATGGGTAATTAGCAGTGGGGATGCATTAATTTTTTTCGGTGCTTGATGCATGCACTTCATCAATTTTTCTGTATCGATTCCTTTGCCAGCTTTTCCTCTCAGTGCAATTTTAGCTTCTCCTCTCCGCGGGTTTAGTACATTAAacagtatttattattattaattgtgtTTCTACGTACTAAGGCTGCTTCTAATTACTTAAATTTTGGAAGCGAACCcaatatcttttataatattagAGCAGCTTCTTAATCTTCCtccttttatattcttttacagTAGATCCGGTCGCGCGTATGCTAATAGCATTTGGCATAGAATTATTTGCAGGTCTGATCAAGTTCTTGGGAGAAATATGAATGCGTTTTCACATGTTCCTCCAGGCTTTAGATTCCACCCGACAGATGAAGAACTTGTTGATTATTATCTGAGGAAAAAGATGGCGTCTAAAAGGATTGATCTAGACGTCATCAGAGATGTTGATCTTTACAAAATTGAACCGTGGGATCTTCAAGGTATGTACTGCAATTAtagtttaatatttattgacgGAGTtaagattttggaaaaagaCAGATCATAGCTAGGTTGTATATATTCTCATATCAGCCATGCATTCATATATATTGACCGTTTTTGCTAATTAATTTGGTACAGAACTATGCAAACTTGGAACTGACGATCAGAATGAATGGTATTTCTTTAGCcataaagataaaaagtatCCAACTGGGACTCGCACAAATAGAGCTACAAAAGCAGGATTCTGGAAAGCTACTGGAAGAGACAAGGCTATTTACTCTAGGCAAAGCTTGATTGGCATGAGAAAAACTTTAGTATTTTATCAAGGACGAGCCCCTAATGGCCAAAAGTCAGATTGGATCATGCATGAGTATCGACTTGAAACAAATGAAAATGGAACCTCTCAGGCAagtctttctatttttttttttctcttacctcAAGCTGAAACTGTTCTAACTATTTACGGTTTATAGGACCAATAGGGCTATTAATTCCTATCACATCCAAAGGGAACCTGAGTATGCATCTGGAGTCCTCAATATGcataaaaagagagaggaaaaggaaaacaagttgaaacatacttttataaaaacaaattcatgttttttatatgtaagatagagaaatattttagttaccaAGGATTACACAGCAGTAATTCTATAAATTGGCAAGGTTTAATGTGATTCGTCATTCTATAAAGTTTCCAATACGagaatgatatgaaatgaacatATACCTAGTTGTGTGCATTATATAGATGTATGCATATATGAGGTAATTGAAAGATAATTATTAGTTCTTGATCTCTTCCCTTAATAAGGGAATATAAATAAGTTCTTACGCGATCAatggtatttttcttttccaaccaATAATATCCTTAATTTACATTATATCATATGATCTCAATGCCATATATCTAAGACCCACTATAACAGTATCCTTTCAGTTGCCTAGCTAGTAAAGGAAAAAGGTGCATATATACATCAATGTGTGGGTTTCAAAACCTCATGTACATGAGTTAAAAAACAATGAAATAAGCTAGGTTGCAACGGAAATATAGGCCTTGGAAATGATTGCAGAAAAATGCCATATATATCTGCATGATCGATCGTTACGGCATATATAAGAGGTTAAGAATCTTGGAGCTAGATTGCTTTGCTTCCACCATAATAGTAATACAACAACATGTCATAAATATAAATGCCTAGTTATACCTAACCATGGAGAAACTTTGATCAGTTCTGAAAAGTTAGAATATCAACAGTTGAATGTGATCAGGTGACTCCTGCACTCTACTTAATTGCTATATATTCATTCAATACCAATATCCACAATATCAGAAAATGAACTGCAGGTGATCAAATAACACTGTAACTTCCTCTCTAGTTTTAGTACTGCTTTCATAAACTTAAAAACCGGCTCATTTCACACGCATTTGTTTGCCAAACACTAACGCTCATTAATTTCCCCGAACCTGATTGTTTGTCTTCtaaattgatgtaattatgGTGATTGCACCAGGAAGAAGGATGGGTTGTATGCAGAGTGTTCAAGAAGCGAATGACAGCTATGAGGAAAGTGGGCGAGTATGAGTCCCTTTATAACTGGTACAATGAACAGGTCTCATTTGTGCCCGAACTTGATTCCCCAAGGCGAGTTTCTCACCCCTTTAATGCATCCTACGCCCATCACCACCACTATCATCACTGCAAGCAAGAgcctgatcatcatgatcagttgCAATATAATAtgcctcatcatcatcatgatcatgctTTCCTCCAGCTCCCTCACCTAGAAAGCCCTAAACTTCCACAGTACTCAGCCACCAGCGTAAGTTGTAACTCAAATATAGTTCCCTATGTTGGCTTTGATAGGAACAGTACTGGAAGTGCTTTGCAGTCCTCGAACCTCACGCAAGATCAAGAACAACAACACATGATGCAGATCAAAGCTGGAAATCAGCAGAACATGATCAATTCATTTTACTGTAATAACGAGCAAGCGGTGGAACAGGTGAGCACTGCAGATTGGCGTGTCCTTGACAAATTTGTTGCATCTCAGCTCAGCCATGATCATCTGGATTCTTCCAAGGACACGAATTATTCTAGTGCAGCTCATGTCTTTCATGTGGCTGAACATATGAACATGTTATCCGACAATTATCATGATCACTCCAAAAGACCAGAAATTACCGAGGAGTTTGCCTCCACATCTGCCTCCAGTTGCCAAATTGACCTGTGGAAGTGAAAACGTACGTACAAGATCACGTAGATGATGATGCATGCATACTAATCTCAATAGGGAGTACAGTTTGAAAAACGATCCTGCAGATATGTacataataaaacaaaaccGGTATTGCTTTAATTAGCTATTGGACTTTGGATCGGTGGCGCCCTAGCTTTGTGTTGAGTATTGATACAGGGCAACTAGCTAGGTACGTAGACCAGAGTACATATACCTAcgacaaataaaatattagtgcTTAATCTACGTGAACTTATGCTCGAGATCAGCTGCTGGATCGAACTATCTCCAATATCAGAGAATATTGAATATTGTAATTAATTTCCCTTAATACTACAAATATGAGCTTAATCTGCATGATCTGCATGGGAaggtttattaatttatatgtaaCTCTTGCCTTGTTATGTAACCGGGCAAgcatcttataaatttatgcAAGAAGTATTTATAATTTGCGatagttaataattaattgatgggggaaaaaaaaaaagttccgtCTTAATTTTATTCTTGGTCCATGCAGACaattacgtacgtacatgacCTAGCTAAAATTAATCAGAAACCACAGAAAATTAATGTGAAAGGCGCTATGcatgaattcaattaatttcCAGTCCTATTCAAGAATTAGTCCTCGATCTCAACTGTACGTCTTTTTTTTCGTAGATAttgtctattttataaaaaaaaaaaaaatcttttattgttGTATATTGCATCATTAGACTTTACATTATTGCAAATTAATATACCCCCGTCAATTATTGACGCAGTACTACAAGAAATATATTAAGGCAGCATTTTccgatgattttatttttaacgtAACAAAATCACCGCTGATAATGCCATGAATTGCGACGAttactactctctctctctctctctctctctctctctatatatatagatatatatatgtacgtcaCTGCTATTTTACATCGCAAAATAAGCAGATGTGacttatatatcaatatatattatgtgctattttaaaagctagctagctagcagtgAAATTCAAAACATGCAACTTAGAATTTAATGGTGCAagtgacaaaataaattcaattctTGATATaagtcacacacacacacacacacacacacacacacacacatatatatatatatgtgacttATATCAATGTGTACGAGGGAATTTCAACTTTCATTAACATGACGAcctttccaaatttttttaaatatctaaaaacaatattaatcaaACCAGCtctcataaaaattttaatttatctgaacaaacctttcaaaaaaaaatttaatatctaaacaaaatttatttatcctAACAATTAAATTATCATTCTACCAACCCGCTTTCATTAAAAAGGTACCCAATACAATAACATTTTCAAGAAATCTAATATTGTATTTCCCGACAAATTAAGCAATATTATAGgataatttttctctttattttgtttttctcaacCACTATATATAGGATATTGATCATTCACGCCCAGAAGAAAGACTTTCATGTTGTTCCAAAAGTACATCATTTACATGCATGTACAGAATGGAATATTGAAAAGTGTACATGTAGAGATCAATTTTCTCCGAATACACGCCTAACTAGTGACTATTTGGAGACCTTCAATCCATCGCTCGcgtgtatacacacacacacacacacacacacacacatggcGCTAAAGATCATATTTGGTTAGGGagtatttattttgtgtgaaaatatcatcacttgtccaaaaatttaaactacTGATAagagataattaaattttattaattatatttatgtcttAATATTTTGGATTGGAATTATTGCCGTATATGTACCTGCTAATTAATGCTTCTGCTGGGAATGATGCATGCACTCgtgaaattaattataaggATGATCAGTTGCCTATGAAGAGTAGCGAACACAGAATTAAAATCCAGACACACGTACTAGAACAAAAAATAGTATAGTGGTTACTATGGTTTCACAGTTCCAATCAACTAATTAATTTCATGTTCATTCGCATGCatgttgaaattatatataaatacgtaaacattaattaaataacCCCCTAGAGATCaacattgaaattttgaattcaatCATACAGTACATCATGAGTAATTAATTACGATGTAGATTTCCGAAAGACTTTCTATCTTTTGCCCGGCCCAATGCATACCTGTGCCGGAGGTTAGCTgtaaaattaaaccaaaagCCATTGGCACGAAAATAGTACTGTTTCTCCCATAGGTTTGATACTTGAACTAAGTCAAAGCTAGCTACTCAGAGCTTATATACGGAGATATATAGATCTCAAACTTCAACCATGCATCCAGGATTTTACCGTACAGGAAAATATTTTGACGTAAATAGCATAACGAGAACAAAAAATGATCAGGTACGTACCCACCTCAGCTTTCAAGGATGAGCTACAGTTAGAGGGTGGAGGATATTGCCCGCATTTCACCGCACCTTAAGTATCGAGATAGATATGCATATATAGACATGTATATGTGAATAGAtagtacatataatatatatatatatatatatgtgtgtgtgtgtgtgtttgtctCAGAACTTACCTGGGATTAAATAGCAACAGGAGGGCGATGAAAGTTCAAACCTGTTATAAATGTTGGAACTAATTATGAATAAGAAAAGGATATTGGTTGTATGAATGCTGAATACGGAGAATCTTCTTAATTACTTGGGTTGAAGTCAAGCATGAAAGTTCCTTTTTGCGCAATGAGAACTTCGCATGAGATCACATAACAATTGGACGCGCATGCTTTCCAGGACTCATAATGCATCAGCTGATCttgcttagagagagagagaatgcttGAGAGGACTCCTCATGGAAAAAGGTGTTGAGGGTCATGAATGCTAGCTTCTTTCTCATCCAGTTTGACCCAATTATACTCTTTTCTCATTAGGGTTTTGTAAACTTTGTTCACAATGTTTCTTAGCTGTATCCTCGCACCACTTATGATATAAGGAATAATGTCAGATGGGTTCAATCAACGTCGTGTTTTGCACGTCTTTGAATTGGATTCACCTGCATATTTAAGCAAACACTAAAAATGAGGGGTCTTGGTGGTGGTCAGGGAGTCTCTGATCCTATCTCTTTAGTAGTTCATGCGTAAGCTTAGATGAATCAGAGAGTTCTTCGTATTTGGAGATCGActtttatactagactttggTAGGGACAGCTCATCCCTGACTTTGTGGAACCTAGGTCATTTTCACTGTTCATTTGTCAGAATTCTTTAATATGGCGTGAATTCTAGGGCGGCTTCATTAATGCAGTGTGGAGTCCGgatagtggtgccattaatgagGTGTGGCTCCCCgacttctcttcctctcctttgCCTTTCTTAACTTCAATCTCTATGGCTCCCAAGAAGACTGTTCAACCCAAGATTCTCAGGGAACTAGACTAGCTCGAGGTTCACACCACGAGACAATTTTACATTGGACACAATTGGCATTCAAATGTGACCCCTAAGTTCTTATCGTCACTGGCTTCCACCTTTCATGTCCCGGAGAAGGTGATTTTTTAGGCTCCTAGACCTCGTGAGGGGGCTATCGACGATGAGGGTTATGCTTCGAAGGTTGCCTTCCCTAGCATGTTCTCTTGCAGGCTGAGGTTGCCCTTCCCTCATCCTTTTCGCGACCTACTAGATCGCCTCGCATTGACCCCTTCTCAACTCCACCTAAATGCTTAAAGGATCTTGATGTGTTGTTGCATTCTCTAGCGGCAAGCTTTGTCGGAATCAGACTCGAAGCACGTTGACCTTATTGGTCGCGAGTTTCTCCTGACCTATAACCTCATAAAGCATGAGGGAAATATTTACAGTTTCAGGGCGATGCACGCCCTCATTTCTTTGAAATCGCGTTATTGCAAAGTTAATTATTGGACTCCCAAGTTTTTCTTCATGTTTGACCGTGGGTGGGAATTTTCGGTTAGGCAGGTGAATCGCCGCGAGTTACTCGTTCGGACCATATGGAGGGTGGTTCCTGACGACAAAGTGGTACGGCCGAAGGCCTCTCCTGAGGAGCTATGTCGTATTGTGCTGGTCAAAGAATGGGTACAGAAACACCCATTCGATGTCCTCTCGAAGGCTCTCCTTAGAGAGGAAAACATAATGGTCTTTTTACCTCCTCTCAATCATACTGTTTTCGACGACCGCACCATTCCCATGCAACCCAAAGCCACATTTGCTTGGAAGCGTTCGGCAAGCCCTCCTCCCGCAGGCAAGGGGAAGAAAATTTGCATACGGGTTGCTAGGACCGACAACAGTCTAGTGTCCCCTCAATTTCCTTTGGGGCAATCATCAGTGCCGATTGAGGTACGATGTCCTCCACCATTTTCTTTGGGGCAATCATCGGTCCCTCGTGGGCTTGCTTTATATGCTGATGGGGGGAAAAACTCCTTACAAGTTCCATTTTGTGCCAGGAAAATGGGAGGAGAGAGTACATGTGGGTTCCCACTGCCATAGCCAAGCCCAAAACAAGCACTTTACCATGCGCATTGTTGCAGTATGTATTATGAATAATTAAGGGGTTCATTAGAATATGTTTACGGACTTATAAGATCATGTGCACTCCCATCTTTTGTTGTGAAGATCGAGTCGTAACTACTGCAGTATTAATTAGATAGAGGACACATTGAGCAGTGTTTGAAACGAGAGAGTGGAGATCATCTAATTTTACGGTCTTGCTGATCTTTATGCTCCCAATATTGGAATTATTTTCGAGAATTTGCGAACAGATCGAACAAGAAGAACCTTAACGCAAACTTTTAAGCACATGAAGATGAGACGTACTATATATGGTGTGCTTGAAGGCCTAGGGGCCTAGAAAATCCTTTTGCTTAGTTATTTtgcaatttaatatatatcttgGAACTTATccccaccccaaaaaaaaaaaaataataaataaataaattactagCTAGTCAGCATGCATGTGAGGCTTCCTAATTAGCTCTCCATATCCCAAAGGACCCAAACGAACGTCCACTGTTTCCGGAGTCTGGACTTCATGATGATCATAATTTTCTGATTATATTGTCTtctttgaaattaatttctcaATTGGGCTTACGATGATGCCCAAGTAGATACTATATATCAACATGATATACCATCTACCCTATAATAATGGCTTAATTTGACAcacaatcattttattattttattgtttcccTTGCTTGAACTAGATGACAGCTCAATTAGTTGAGGGGCTTGGAGGATACATATTCGATCCCCCTATATATTGAGAATTGTTGGGGGggcaaccatgcatgcatatataaaggAGACAACAGAATATTTGCTTGTTGATTGATGTCTCACTTTTTGTGTTTAATTTGCGTGGTTGTGCTCGCTTGTCCACtttgaaaaaggagaagaagtaaAGGATAAGCAACTTTTGATTCTTTTGTTTCTGCGATAGATCATGGCTCCATGtgaaacaaatataaatttttgcGACAAGTCAAAGCCGCCGCAAAAAAACAATGATTTCGCACAAAATTTCATTGCAGATTCTCTCTCCGATGGTGATCATAGAGAGCAGGTTTTATATCCTATATTACTAACAATGCCAAATTAATGTAATCTATTCACAGGTACAGCTTGAAGGATTAGATGCCCTAAAGTATCAGAACCAGATAATGCCTACAATCTGGGGTGGGTCAATGTCTATACTGCACgactttaaaatttgaagatggcTATATCTTTGGCCAGATTCTCAAGCGCTCCAACTTACATGGCCAGCCCTCCAAATTCGGCCAAGATATACAAGGAACCATTTGAGAATGGCGTGCAGGTCTAATGATGAGATGTTCAGTACATACTACACTTGCATGCCTTATCTGCCTTATTATTAGCTTTGATTACTGTAGTGGTAGGTACCAAAAAGTCTTTATTCAACTATCTATGCCAGAAAAACTGGCCACTTTATGTGCATATTCCCACTATTCCGCACAAACCAGGAGTCCCATTTAATTTGTGTAGTGTAATGAAGAAGTCAAAACATTTCTGAGGCTGGGAATTTGATCTTGAAAGTTGCTATTCGTAGAGTCTGGAAACAGGGCATCGAATACAAAGGAAATATGTTGGTATATGCAATGGTGCCTGGGGGAGAAGAATTTAAGGCttgaatgttgaactgaattgaattaagttgagttgaattaagttgagataataaaatattattagaatattatttttttaatattgttattattttaaaatttgaaaaagttaaattgtttattatattttgtattggaatttgaaaaaattataatgatgaattgagatgaatttaataaccaaacaaagCCCGGTCATTTTTCCTAACGAATAATGGGGAATCAATTTAGTCATACAATCTAAAGGAGTTCAGATACTTGTGTTTCTTTACTTGTTATGGCCGATCCATCACTGCACTTTTCCACTTGACACCTTTAGGGACTGCACATGCTCAACCACAATGAAGCAATGAAAGAACGTCTAAAACATGCCAGCAATGTCCGCTTGCACATTGTTTCTCACCACTTCTCACTTCTCAAAACAGAGATGGTATTGGCAGATACAATCTACGGCAATCATAGAGCAGTTAAACAAAACTGTTCTGATTGTTTATACAACTAAATACATTCATCCCCCTGTTCCATATGACTTTTGTAGGTGTTGCATCCAGAGGTTACATTTTGCACTGAATTTTCAATATCCCATATGGATCTGTCTGCAACTAAGCTATTTAATTCCCTATCAAGATTGAGTCTTGATATTATTTTGCATCACAAAGACCACTTGCTTCATCACAGAAACCATCCCGGTCAAGCAGTTTCTGTGGTGGAGCACTTAACAGCGGAGAAGATGGGGTACCATAAGCATTGCGTCGACTGTTCCCACAACCTAAGCTTACTCTGGTGCTAACCCCTGTAATAGGATTTGTGCCAGTTGCATATTTGCAAAGAGCCTACACCATAAAATCCAAATATTTCTAAGTTAATTATGAAATACTAACCAAAAGGGTAAATTGATAGTTTGGATACTAATaaattccatcaaatattttgcaagaaaaccaacaaatgacattcacaaaagaaaaattctacttatcattccctacaccacacaccaacatgtgatttttcatttttgtcctTATATTTAAGCGCAcacatattgatgtgtaaacatgtgtgtttaaataaaatgacaaaaatcacaaatcatATATTGGTGTGtagtgtgaggatgatgagtagcatttcTCTTCACAAAAGCTGCATAGCAACATCATCGACCAAAATGAATGAGACTGGCTGTTTTAGTCACTTTTACCtttgtaaaaattattcaaaacagTAAGCTGATATATATGCCACGTAT
This genomic window contains:
- the LOC109008693 gene encoding NAC domain-containing protein 7-like yields the protein MNAFSHVPPGFRFHPTDEELVDYYLRKKMASKRIDLDVIRDVDLYKIEPWDLQELCKLGTDDQNEWYFFSHKDKKYPTGTRTNRATKAGFWKATGRDKAIYSRQSLIGMRKTLVFYQGRAPNGQKSDWIMHEYRLETNENGTSQEEGWVVCRVFKKRMTAMRKVGEYESLYNWYNEQVSFVPELDSPRRVSHPFNASYAHHHHYHHCKQEPDHHDQLQYNMPHHHHDHAFLQLPHLESPKLPQYSATSVSCNSNIVPYVGFDRNSTGSALQSSNLTQDQEQQHMMQIKAGNQQNMINSFYCNNEQAVEQVSTADWRVLDKFVASQLSHDHLDSSKDTNYSSAAHVFHVAEHMNMLSDNYHDHSKRPEITEEFASTSASSCQIDLWK